CTACAAAAAGAAATGATAACTTGCTGGGAAGTAACAATTACGAGGAAGGGGAATTAATAGTATGAGAATGTTAGTTTTGGATTTAGATTCATTGAGACCAGATCACTTAGGCTGCTATGGATATCATCGAGAAACATCACCAAATATTGATAAAATTGCCGCAGAAGGAGTTCGTTTTACAAATTATTATACGTCAGATGCACCTTGTCTTCCCTCACGAACAGCCCTAATGACAGGACAATTTGGGATTCATAATGGTGCAGTTGGTCACGGTGGTACAGCAGCAGATTTACGTCATGAGGGACCAAAACGTGCTTTTCAAGATCGCTTAGTACGTGAAAGTTTGCCTGGATTTTTACGTTCTGAAGGATTAAGAACAGCTCTTATTAGTCCTTTTGCAGAGAGACATTCTTCTTGGCATTTTAATGCAGGATTTAACGAAATTTATAATACTGGTAATTGTGGGATGGAATCAGCTGAAGAAGTAACACCAACGGTACTTGACTGGGTGAAACGAAATGCGAAGGAGGATAATTGGTGTTTATATGTGAATTACTGGGATCCGCATACACCGTATCGTGTTCCATCAGATTTTGGAAACCCATTTGAAAATGATGACATACCAGAGTGGCTTACTGAAGAGGTATTAGAGAATCATAAAGGGTTAGTTGGCCCTCATAGTGTCCATGAAATAGATATGTATTGGAGTAAGCCATTACCGCAATTTCCAAGATATCCAGTAGAAATCAAAGATATGAATGATATGAAAAAAATGATTGATGGGTATGACTGTGGTGTTCGATACATGGATGAACATATAGGCAGGATTTTTAAAGAACTTGAAAATCATGGATTAATGGAAGATCTAGTAATAGTTATAACAGCCGACCACGGAGAGAATTTAGGAGAATTAGGAATATATGGTGAACATGGAACAGCAGATCATGGTACATGTCGAATTCCTATGATTATTCGTTGGCCAGGAATGAATCAAGGTCATGTGGATAACGGCTTACATTATAGCTTAGATTTAGCACCTACTTTAGCAGAAATGTTTAATAAACCAGGAAAACCAAGCTGGGATGGAGCTAGCTATGCACCCGTTCTTAAAAGTGGAGAAACTAGCGATAGAGAATTTTTAGTGATTTCACAATGTGCACATGTTTGCCAGCGTGGAGTTCGTTTTGGTGATTGGCTGTATATTCGCACATACCATGATGGATATCATTTATTCGATAAGGAAATGTTATTCAACTTAAAAGAGGATCCCTATGAACAAAACAATATTGCGAGTGAACGAAAGGATATTTGTAAAGAAGCAGTATATTATTTGAACGATTGGCACGATGAAATGATGAAAACAATGGATTATGATGTTGATCCACTTTGGACAGTAATGAAAGAAGGTGGTCCATTCCATGCAAATGGGCACTTGAAGATGTATTCTGAAAGGTTAAAACAAACTGGACGTGAAGAATTAATTTCAAAATTAAAAAAACGTCATCCAAGAGAATTCGAATAATCTGCACCAGGAGAGGGAAGTTAGCTATGACTTGTTTAACATCTAATCATGGAAGTATTGGTGTTATGTGGAAAACGGTTTCAGAGGCCTGTAATTTGGCCTGTGATTATTGCTATTATAGCCGTTGCGGAGGGAAACCTGGTAAAATCGATAGAATCGAATATGATGTACTTGAAAAATTTATTAAG
This Neobacillus sp. YX16 DNA region includes the following protein-coding sequences:
- a CDS encoding sulfatase produces the protein MRMLVLDLDSLRPDHLGCYGYHRETSPNIDKIAAEGVRFTNYYTSDAPCLPSRTALMTGQFGIHNGAVGHGGTAADLRHEGPKRAFQDRLVRESLPGFLRSEGLRTALISPFAERHSSWHFNAGFNEIYNTGNCGMESAEEVTPTVLDWVKRNAKEDNWCLYVNYWDPHTPYRVPSDFGNPFENDDIPEWLTEEVLENHKGLVGPHSVHEIDMYWSKPLPQFPRYPVEIKDMNDMKKMIDGYDCGVRYMDEHIGRIFKELENHGLMEDLVIVITADHGENLGELGIYGEHGTADHGTCRIPMIIRWPGMNQGHVDNGLHYSLDLAPTLAEMFNKPGKPSWDGASYAPVLKSGETSDREFLVISQCAHVCQRGVRFGDWLYIRTYHDGYHLFDKEMLFNLKEDPYEQNNIASERKDICKEAVYYLNDWHDEMMKTMDYDVDPLWTVMKEGGPFHANGHLKMYSERLKQTGREELISKLKKRHPREFE